A genomic segment from Peromyscus maniculatus bairdii isolate BWxNUB_F1_BW_parent chromosome 11, HU_Pman_BW_mat_3.1, whole genome shotgun sequence encodes:
- the Tmem183a gene encoding transmembrane protein 183A isoform X1 — MARGPGQLSGPHLDTVVMPKRGKRLKFRAHDACSGRVTVADYANSDPAVVRSGRVKKAVANAVQQEVKSLCGLEASQVPAEEALSGVGEPCDVMDSSDEMDAQEESTQERSVSRKKKSKRHKEDLDGAGGEEYPMDVWLLLASYIRPEDIVNFSLICKNAWTVTCTAAFWTRLYRRHYTLDASLPLRLRPESMEKLRCLRACVIRSLYHMYEPFAARISKNPAIPESTPSTLKNSKCLLFWCRKIVGNRQEPMWEFNFKFKKQSPRLKSKCTERLQPPIQYEDVHTNPDQDCCLLQVTTLNFIFIPIVMGMIFTLFTINVSTDMRHHRVRLVFQDSPVRGGQNLRSEQGVQVVLDPVHSVRLFDWWHPQYPFSLRA, encoded by the exons ATGGCCCGGGGCCCCGGCCAGCTAAGTGGGCCTCATCTAGACACTGTCGTCATGCCCAAGAGAGGGAAGCGGCTCAAGTTCCGGGCCCACGACGCCTGCTCGGGCCGAG TGACCGTGGCGGATTATGCCAACTCGGATCCGGCGGTTGTGAGGTCTGGACGGGTCAAGAAAGCCGTGGCCAACGCCGTTCAGCAGGAAG tAAAATCTCTGTGTGGCTTGGAAGCCTCCCAGGTTCCCGCAGAGGAGGCTCTTTCGGGGGTAGGTGAGCCGTGTGACGTCATGGACAGCAGTGACGAGATGGACGCTCAGGAGGAAAGCACTCAGGAAAGATCAGtctccagaaaaaagaaaagcaagagacaCAAAG AAGACCTGGACGGGGCCGGAGGAGAAGAGTATCCTATGGACGTTTGGCTGTTGCTGGCCTCCTATATCCGTCCTGAGGACATTGTGAACTTTTCCCTCATCTGTAAGAACGCGTGGACTGTCACTTGCACCGCTGCCTTTTGGACCAGGTTGTACCGAAG GCACTACACGCTGGATGCTTCTTTGCCTTTGCGGCTGCGACCAGAGTCCATGGAGAAGCTGCGCTGTCTCCGGGCATGTGTGATCCGATCTCTGTACCATATGTATGAACCATTTGCTGCTCGAATCTCCAAGAATCCAGCCATTCCAGAAAGCACTCCCAGCACACTAAAGAATTCCAAA tgCTTACTTTTCTGGTGCAGAAAGAttgttgggaacagacaagaaCCAATGTGGGAGTTCAACTTCAAGTTCAAAAAACAG TCCCCTAGATTAAAGAGCAAGTGTACAGAACGGTTGCAACCACCCATTCAATATGAGGATGTTCACACCAACCCTGACCAGGACTGCTGCCTGCTGCAGGTCACCACCCTCAATTTCATCTTTATTCCTATTGTCATGGGGATGATATTTACCTTG TTTACTATTAATGTGAGTACAGACATGCGGCATCACCGAGTGAGATTGGTGTTCCAAGACTCTCCTGTCCGTGGTGGTCAGAATCTGCGCAGTGAACAGGGTGTGCAAGTCGTCCTGGACCCAGTCCACAGTGTCCGGCTCTTTGACTGGTGGCATCCGCAGTATCCGTTCTCCCTGAGAGCATAG
- the Tmem183a gene encoding transmembrane protein 183A isoform X3: MARGPGQLSGPHLDTVVMPKRGKRLKFRAHDACSGRVTVADYANSDPAVVRSGRVKKAVANAVQQEVKSLCGLEASQVPAEEALSGVGEPCDVMDSSDEMDAQEESTQERSVSRKKKSKRHKEDLDGAGGEEYPMDVWLLLASYIRPEDIVNFSLICKNAWTVTCTAAFWTRLYRRHYTLDASLPLRLRPESMEKLRCLRACVIRSLYHMYEPFAARISKNPAIPESTPSTLKNSKCLLFWCRKIVGNRQEPMWEFNFKFKKQFTINVSTDMRHHRVRLVFQDSPVRGGQNLRSEQGVQVVLDPVHSVRLFDWWHPQYPFSLRA, encoded by the exons ATGGCCCGGGGCCCCGGCCAGCTAAGTGGGCCTCATCTAGACACTGTCGTCATGCCCAAGAGAGGGAAGCGGCTCAAGTTCCGGGCCCACGACGCCTGCTCGGGCCGAG TGACCGTGGCGGATTATGCCAACTCGGATCCGGCGGTTGTGAGGTCTGGACGGGTCAAGAAAGCCGTGGCCAACGCCGTTCAGCAGGAAG tAAAATCTCTGTGTGGCTTGGAAGCCTCCCAGGTTCCCGCAGAGGAGGCTCTTTCGGGGGTAGGTGAGCCGTGTGACGTCATGGACAGCAGTGACGAGATGGACGCTCAGGAGGAAAGCACTCAGGAAAGATCAGtctccagaaaaaagaaaagcaagagacaCAAAG AAGACCTGGACGGGGCCGGAGGAGAAGAGTATCCTATGGACGTTTGGCTGTTGCTGGCCTCCTATATCCGTCCTGAGGACATTGTGAACTTTTCCCTCATCTGTAAGAACGCGTGGACTGTCACTTGCACCGCTGCCTTTTGGACCAGGTTGTACCGAAG GCACTACACGCTGGATGCTTCTTTGCCTTTGCGGCTGCGACCAGAGTCCATGGAGAAGCTGCGCTGTCTCCGGGCATGTGTGATCCGATCTCTGTACCATATGTATGAACCATTTGCTGCTCGAATCTCCAAGAATCCAGCCATTCCAGAAAGCACTCCCAGCACACTAAAGAATTCCAAA tgCTTACTTTTCTGGTGCAGAAAGAttgttgggaacagacaagaaCCAATGTGGGAGTTCAACTTCAAGTTCAAAAAACAG TTTACTATTAATGTGAGTACAGACATGCGGCATCACCGAGTGAGATTGGTGTTCCAAGACTCTCCTGTCCGTGGTGGTCAGAATCTGCGCAGTGAACAGGGTGTGCAAGTCGTCCTGGACCCAGTCCACAGTGTCCGGCTCTTTGACTGGTGGCATCCGCAGTATCCGTTCTCCCTGAGAGCATAG
- the Tmem183a gene encoding transmembrane protein 183A isoform X2, translating to MARGPGQLSGPHLDTVVMPKRGKRLKFRAHDACSGRVTVADYANSDPAVVRSGRVKKAVANAVQQEVKSLCGLEASQVPAEEALSGVGEPCDVMDSSDEMDAQEESTQERSVSRKKKSKRHKDLDGAGGEEYPMDVWLLLASYIRPEDIVNFSLICKNAWTVTCTAAFWTRLYRRHYTLDASLPLRLRPESMEKLRCLRACVIRSLYHMYEPFAARISKNPAIPESTPSTLKNSKCLLFWCRKIVGNRQEPMWEFNFKFKKQSPRLKSKCTERLQPPIQYEDVHTNPDQDCCLLQVTTLNFIFIPIVMGMIFTLFTINVSTDMRHHRVRLVFQDSPVRGGQNLRSEQGVQVVLDPVHSVRLFDWWHPQYPFSLRA from the exons ATGGCCCGGGGCCCCGGCCAGCTAAGTGGGCCTCATCTAGACACTGTCGTCATGCCCAAGAGAGGGAAGCGGCTCAAGTTCCGGGCCCACGACGCCTGCTCGGGCCGAG TGACCGTGGCGGATTATGCCAACTCGGATCCGGCGGTTGTGAGGTCTGGACGGGTCAAGAAAGCCGTGGCCAACGCCGTTCAGCAGGAAG tAAAATCTCTGTGTGGCTTGGAAGCCTCCCAGGTTCCCGCAGAGGAGGCTCTTTCGGGGGTAGGTGAGCCGTGTGACGTCATGGACAGCAGTGACGAGATGGACGCTCAGGAGGAAAGCACTCAGGAAAGATCAGtctccagaaaaaagaaaagcaagagacaCAAAG ACCTGGACGGGGCCGGAGGAGAAGAGTATCCTATGGACGTTTGGCTGTTGCTGGCCTCCTATATCCGTCCTGAGGACATTGTGAACTTTTCCCTCATCTGTAAGAACGCGTGGACTGTCACTTGCACCGCTGCCTTTTGGACCAGGTTGTACCGAAG GCACTACACGCTGGATGCTTCTTTGCCTTTGCGGCTGCGACCAGAGTCCATGGAGAAGCTGCGCTGTCTCCGGGCATGTGTGATCCGATCTCTGTACCATATGTATGAACCATTTGCTGCTCGAATCTCCAAGAATCCAGCCATTCCAGAAAGCACTCCCAGCACACTAAAGAATTCCAAA tgCTTACTTTTCTGGTGCAGAAAGAttgttgggaacagacaagaaCCAATGTGGGAGTTCAACTTCAAGTTCAAAAAACAG TCCCCTAGATTAAAGAGCAAGTGTACAGAACGGTTGCAACCACCCATTCAATATGAGGATGTTCACACCAACCCTGACCAGGACTGCTGCCTGCTGCAGGTCACCACCCTCAATTTCATCTTTATTCCTATTGTCATGGGGATGATATTTACCTTG TTTACTATTAATGTGAGTACAGACATGCGGCATCACCGAGTGAGATTGGTGTTCCAAGACTCTCCTGTCCGTGGTGGTCAGAATCTGCGCAGTGAACAGGGTGTGCAAGTCGTCCTGGACCCAGTCCACAGTGTCCGGCTCTTTGACTGGTGGCATCCGCAGTATCCGTTCTCCCTGAGAGCATAG